In Bacillota bacterium, the following are encoded in one genomic region:
- the tuf gene encoding elongation factor Tu (EF-Tu; promotes GTP-dependent binding of aminoacyl-tRNA to the A-site of ribosomes during protein biosynthesis; when the tRNA anticodon matches the mRNA codon, GTP hydrolysis results; the inactive EF-Tu-GDP leaves the ribosome and release of GDP is promoted by elongation factor Ts; many prokaryotes have two copies of the gene encoding EF-Tu), whose product NGYRPQLYFRTTDVTGTINLPEGVEMVMPGDNVVMDVELITPIAIEQGLRFAIREGGRTVGAGVVAEVFE is encoded by the coding sequence TTAACGGCTATCGGCCGCAGCTATACTTTAGGACCACCGACGTTACCGGTACCATTAATCTGCCGGAGGGCGTGGAGATGGTGATGCCCGGCGACAACGTGGTGATGGACGTGGAGCTCATTACTCCTATTGCCATTGAGCAAGGACTGCGCTTTGCTATTCGCGAAGGCGGCCGTACCGTAGGCGCCGGTGTTGTGGCCGAGGTGTTTGAATAA